Genomic DNA from Carnobacterium divergens DSM 20623:
CACCCTTGCATTCTCATATATTCATTAAAAAACGTTCTCCCATGACGAACAAAATAAAATGTACATCCTTTAGCCAAAAAAATCTCCTCCAATAAGTGGTTTCTTCATTTATAGTTAGTTGCGTTTATGTTTTTTACTGAAAAGTAATGTAAGACTACAGAAAGTAAGATAAAAAAGATTAAGACAAATGTGACATAATTTCCCCAAAAACCTGTGATTGGAAGCCAGTTTTCTATCAAGGATTGAATTCCCATTGTAATCAATGTACTGAATGCCAACATAAAAAATAATTGAATGTAACGTTTCACAGTAAAGTCCCTCTTTTCAATGCTTATTTGGATTTTTTTTCCGAGGTTTACACACTCTGCATGTTTCCAATCTGGCAGTTCTTTCATAGCGAAAGTATTTGTTGTAACGGCTTCACCAACAAGCTCCATTCCAGCCGTCGTGCATACTCGATCCATCACAATAAAAGTAGAATCGGTTACTCCTGTTACACAGTTTTCTAGTGTTTTGGTGTAGCAGTTGGTTAATAAAATGTACTTCTTTTTTGCATACAAATCTGGCAACATTTCGCCGTCTTTTTTTCCAAAACGCACCATCCGACTTCTCATACAATCTAAAAACTGCTTCATTAAACCGGATACATCTTTCCAATAAGTTGGGGTTGCAAAAATCAAGCATTCACTTGCTAGCATCTTGTGGTGCAATTGATCCAGAATTTGATTGTGCTCTTTGCTAGGATTCATTTCTAGTGGATAATCCGCTAAGCAA
This window encodes:
- a CDS encoding flavodoxin family protein, which codes for MTKVLGILGTSNKFGITAQMLQAVLAGAKSDGCDVEMICLADYPLEMNPSKEHNQILDQLHHKMLASECLIFATPTYWKDVSGLMKQFLDCMRSRMVRFGKKDGEMLPDLYAKKKYILLTNCYTKTLENCVTGVTDSTFIVMDRVCTTAGMELVGEAVTTNTFAMKELPDWKHAECVNLGKKIQISIEKRDFTVKRYIQLFFMLAFSTLITMGIQSLIENWLPITGFWGNYVTFVLIFFILLSVVLHYFSVKNINATNYK